A DNA window from Phragmites australis chromosome 11, lpPhrAust1.1, whole genome shotgun sequence contains the following coding sequences:
- the LOC133883950 gene encoding protein G1-like7 has product MDPSGPAGSSSTAPGGGDAQQPVQPLAQAQPAPLAAPPQQLSRYESQKRRDWNTFLQYLRNHRPPLTLARCSGAHVIEFLKYLDQFGKTKVHATGCAYYGQPSPPAPCPCPLRQAWGSLDALIGRLRAAYEESGHAPESNPFAARAVRIYLREVRDAQAKARGIPYEKKNRKRKQPAPPEPGEASSSAAPAARDAAAGAAASGGEGSSGSAAAAAPTTDRAGESGSTPPTTTAPSTTSRA; this is encoded by the coding sequence ATGGATCCCTCGGGGCCAGCCGGTTCGTCCTCCACGGCGCCGGGGGGCGGCGATGCGCAGCAGCCGGTGCAGCCGCTGGCTCAGGCGCAGCCAGCCCCGCTGGccgcgccgccgcagcagctGAGCAGGTACGAGTCGCAGAAGCGGCGGGACTGGAACACCTTCCTGCAGTACCTGCGGAACCACCGGCCGCCGCTGACGCTGGCGCGGTGCAGCGGCGCGCACGTCATCGAGTTCCTCAAGTACCTGGACCAGTTCGGCAAGACCAAGGTGCACGCGACCGGGTGCGCGTACTACGGGCAGCCCAGCCCGCCGGCGCCGTGCCCGTGCCCGCTGCGCCAGGCGTGGGGCTCCCTCGACGCGCTCATAGGACGCCTGCGCGCCGCCTACGAGGAGAGCGGACACGCGCCGGAGTCCAACCCCTTCGCGGCCCGCGCCGTGCGGATCTACCTCCGCGAGGTCCGCGACGCGCAGGCTAAGGCGCGGGGCATACCCTACGAGAAGAAGAACCGCAAGCGCAAGcagccggcgccgccggagccCGGGGAGGCGTCGTCATCGGCCGCACCGGCAGCGCGGGATGCTGCCGCTGGTGCTGCCGCGAGCGGCGGAGAAGGGTCCAGTGGCAGCGCGGCGGCAGCTGCACCGACGACTGACCGGGCGGGAGAGAGTGGCAGTACTCCTCCTACTACTACAGCACCGAGCACCACCTCCCGAGCATAG